GCGCTTCACGGACGCCCTGACGTACATGGGCTACACCGTCCGCACCCGGCCCCTGCGCGAGATGACCGACGACTCCGGCGAGACCTCGCGCCGCGCGAACCTGGATATCGAGATCGTCACGGACCTACTCACGACGGCCGACCGGTACGACACCGCCGTGCTGCTGACCGGCGACGGAGACTTTGAGCGCCCGGTGGAGGTGCTGCGCGCGCGCGGCAAGCGCGTGGTCGTCGCGAGCATCGCCGAGATGACCAGCTATGAGCTGCGCAACGCCGCCGACGCCTACGTGGATTTCAAGGACATCCGAGAGTACGTCGAGCGCCCCGG
The genomic region above belongs to Deinococcus metalli and contains:
- a CDS encoding LabA-like NYN domain-containing protein, yielding MERIALFIDGANVYAAAKRLGWNFDHRKILEYFSSGGALYNAFYYTAVPTPIDDKQKRFTDALTYMGYTVRTRPLREMTDDSGETSRRANLDIEIVTDLLTTADRYDTAVLLTGDGDFERPVEVLRARGKRVVVASIAEMTSYELRNAADAYVDFKDIREYVERPGYRLPSDHRGSGEQRGAESRPYYVSTALTDSDER